A genomic segment from Longimicrobium sp. encodes:
- a CDS encoding S8 family peptidase, translated as MKLSKTAVAVGAVMALAACSDESPVSARVDLVPVLSAGARGIEGQYIVVVREGADPRSVAAVAGASPRYVYTAAINGFAATLNAGQLNALQQNPNVETIEQDQTAQASATQSGATWGIDRIDQRSRPLSGTYTYTTTASGVYAYIIDTGIYAAHSNFGGRASNVYDAFGGNGNDCNGHGTHVAGTVGSATYGVAKAVRLRGVRVLDCAGSGSFAGIIAGIDWVRVNRTNPAVANLSLGGGYSSTLNNAVTNLANSGVFVAVAAGNENQLACNVSPASASAVTTVASSTSSDAKSSFSNYGSCVDVYAPGSSITSTWSNGGTNTISGTSMASPHVAGVGALYKATYGNASQATIDTWIKNNATANVITGNPTGTPNRLLYKAAL; from the coding sequence ATGAAGCTCAGCAAGACCGCAGTTGCCGTTGGTGCCGTGATGGCCCTGGCCGCGTGCTCGGACGAGTCGCCGGTGTCCGCCCGCGTCGACCTGGTCCCGGTGCTTTCCGCCGGCGCCCGCGGAATCGAAGGGCAGTACATCGTGGTGGTGCGCGAGGGCGCCGACCCGCGCTCGGTGGCCGCGGTAGCGGGCGCTTCGCCGCGGTACGTGTACACGGCGGCGATCAACGGCTTCGCGGCCACCCTGAATGCCGGCCAGCTGAACGCGCTGCAGCAGAACCCCAACGTCGAGACCATCGAGCAGGACCAGACGGCCCAGGCCTCGGCCACGCAGTCCGGCGCCACGTGGGGCATCGACCGCATCGACCAGCGCAGCCGGCCGCTGAGCGGCACCTACACCTACACGACCACCGCGTCGGGCGTGTACGCGTACATCATCGACACGGGCATCTACGCCGCGCACAGCAACTTCGGCGGCCGGGCCAGCAACGTGTACGACGCGTTCGGCGGTAACGGCAACGACTGCAACGGGCACGGCACGCACGTGGCCGGCACGGTGGGCAGCGCCACCTACGGCGTCGCCAAGGCCGTGCGCCTGCGCGGCGTGCGCGTGCTGGACTGCGCCGGTTCGGGCTCGTTCGCCGGCATCATCGCCGGCATCGACTGGGTTCGCGTGAACCGCACCAACCCGGCGGTGGCCAACCTTTCGCTGGGCGGCGGCTACTCGAGCACGCTGAACAACGCGGTGACCAACCTGGCCAACTCGGGCGTGTTCGTGGCCGTGGCCGCGGGCAACGAGAACCAGCTGGCCTGCAACGTGTCGCCGGCCAGCGCCTCGGCGGTGACCACGGTGGCCTCGTCCACCAGCAGCGACGCCAAGTCGTCGTTCAGCAACTACGGCAGCTGCGTCGACGTGTACGCCCCGGGCAGCAGCATCACCAGCACCTGGAGCAACGGCGGCACCAACACCATCAGCGGCACCTCGATGGCGTCGCCGCACGTGGCGGGCGTGGGCGCGCTGTACAAGGCGACCTACGGCAACGCCTCGCAGGCCACCATCGACACCTGGATCAAGAACAACGCGACGGCGAACGTGATCACCGGCAACCCTACCGGCACGCCGAACCGCCTGCTGTACAAGGCCGCGCTGTAA